The Halorhodospira halophila SL1 genomic sequence GCCGTTTCGGGGTCGGGTCTTCGGTTTTTTCCTGCCCGTCTTCGCTCTCCTGGGCCACGGCCTACCCCCCGATCCCCGGTGTGCCAAGCAACTGCCCGATGGTGTTGTACGCCTCGCTCCACATCATCGCCATGCGCGCCGGCAGCGCCGGCAGAACCAGGATGGGCATCAGGACCCCGCCGACCAGGATGGTCAGCGGCAGGCCGACCGAGAAGACGTTCATCTGCGGCGCAGCGCGGGTCATGACACCCAGCGACAGGTTGATGACCAGCAGGACCGTCACCAGCGGCAGCGCGATGAGCACGGCGCCAGCGTACATCTGCGTTCCCCAGGCGGCCACACCCCAGAAGACGTCCCGATCCAGGACGATCTCGCCGATGGGCACCGCCGAGAAGCTGTCCGCCAGCAGCTGGATCAGCATCAGGTGCCCGCCGACGGCGAGGAAGAGCAGCGTGACGATGGTCAACAGCAACTGCGAGATCACCGGCACGGACATGCCCGTCTGCGGATCCACCATGGTGGCGAAGCCCAACCCCATGGCCAGGGCGATGCTCTCGCCGGCGATCACCGCCGTATTCAGCGCCAGGGCCAGGACCATGCCAATGGTCAGCCCCACCAGGATCTCCTGGACGGCGATCAGCAGACCGTCGGGGGAGAGCGGATCCACCGGCGGCACCTCGCCCACCGCCGGAAGGACGGCAATGGTCAGGGCCACGCCGATGAACACCCGCACCTGCAGCGGC encodes the following:
- the fliR gene encoding flagellar biosynthetic protein FliR, translated to MEISSAEAAAWVGTFMYPLMRIGAAALVAPVFGNDMVPLQVRVFIGVALTIAVLPAVGEVPPVDPLSPDGLLIAVQEILVGLTIGMVLALALNTAVIAGESIALAMGLGFATMVDPQTGMSVPVISQLLLTIVTLLFLAVGGHLMLIQLLADSFSAVPIGEIVLDRDVFWGVAAWGTQMYAGAVLIALPLVTVLLVINLSLGVMTRAAPQMNVFSVGLPLTILVGGVLMPILVLPALPARMAMMWSEAYNTIGQLLGTPGIGG